A window of Fibrobacter sp. UWB11 contains these coding sequences:
- a CDS encoding PD-(D/E)XK nuclease family protein: protein MEKDEKQLAEFNKLLDEFKEKCPPKPVYEPTYLELCEYPWKRLEEICSRLFAFFFDTRNPHGFGTLFFDTLLEVYQEKYSAAIEVLDKKNILYTQSVCAETEKCTEKGNRMDLLLTADCLKVCVENKIDAFPNNDFDDYYNSAKKESELFNLHTVCILLALCEKAEYENVNPNFKTIYYREFLEKLKQNLNDYLNHCNSKYLSYLNDFIHFLERKGGYMSELSEKERNFFIDKDKELGELLERREKFLSEQKKLLEKRIENIQSSLNQKEHDSLSGDWWNGGLYLGGHFKKGDKQYELGIEAGFTSLVENRFNISVSIWKWDNQKNRINLYRPKLKDTFEILKDDKTSGKWYVVVKELDACDDGKIVSELCDVYKKVENIVNDAVNQT, encoded by the coding sequence ATGGAAAAAGACGAAAAACAGCTGGCAGAATTTAATAAACTTCTTGACGAGTTTAAGGAGAAGTGTCCACCTAAACCGGTGTATGAACCGACTTACTTGGAACTTTGTGAGTATCCCTGGAAACGATTAGAAGAAATATGTTCGAGATTGTTTGCTTTTTTCTTCGATACTAGAAATCCGCATGGGTTTGGAACTCTTTTCTTCGATACTCTTCTTGAGGTCTATCAAGAAAAGTATTCTGCGGCAATAGAGGTGCTTGATAAGAAAAACATTTTGTATACTCAAAGCGTTTGCGCTGAAACAGAAAAATGTACTGAAAAGGGAAATCGTATGGATTTGCTCTTAACAGCAGATTGCTTAAAAGTATGCGTAGAGAATAAAATTGATGCGTTTCCAAATAATGACTTTGACGATTATTATAATAGTGCGAAAAAAGAAAGTGAACTTTTTAATTTACATACTGTGTGCATTCTTTTGGCTTTGTGTGAAAAGGCTGAATATGAAAATGTAAATCCTAATTTTAAAACGATTTATTATAGAGAATTTCTAGAAAAGTTAAAACAAAATTTAAACGATTATTTGAATCATTGTAATTCAAAATATCTTTCTTATTTAAACGATTTTATCCATTTTTTAGAACGAAAGGGAGGCTATATGTCAGAACTGTCTGAAAAAGAGCGAAATTTCTTTATAGATAAAGATAAGGAATTGGGAGAATTGCTCGAACGTCGAGAAAAATTTTTGTCGGAGCAAAAAAAATTGCTTGAAAAGCGGATTGAAAATATTCAATCGAGCTTGAACCAAAAGGAACACGATTCTTTAAGTGGAGATTGGTGGAATGGTGGCTTGTATCTAGGTGGTCATTTTAAGAAAGGTGATAAACAATATGAATTGGGAATTGAAGCTGGATTTACTAGTCTTGTAGAAAACAGGTTTAATATCTCTGTATCTATCTGGAAATGGGATAATCAAAAGAATAGGATTAATTTATATCGTCCAAAACTTAAAGATACATTTGAAATATTGAAGGACGATAAAACTAGTGGGAAATGGTATGTAGTTGTAAAAGAATTAGATGCTTGTGATGATGGAAAAATTGTAAGTGAACTATGCGATGTGTATAAAAAGGTTGAAAATATTGTAAATGACGCAGTGAACCAAACATAA
- a CDS encoding phospholipase D-like domain-containing protein: MSTFTKYIQNEEHYSEVISCIATVRETLWIGTADIKDVYVKQNGESIPLLGQLAGLLKRGVGVRLIHAKEPGPNFREDFDRYKILATDLERVMCPRVHFKMMIFDLETAYIGSANLTGAGIGMKSSLRRNFEAGILTNDPQIVEPAIEQFDTLWMGAYCEKCGRQEFCSDRIK, encoded by the coding sequence ATGTCCACGTTCACCAAGTACATCCAAAATGAAGAACACTATTCCGAAGTGATTTCCTGTATCGCGACAGTCCGTGAAACGCTCTGGATCGGCACCGCTGACATCAAGGACGTTTACGTGAAGCAAAACGGCGAATCGATTCCGCTGCTCGGACAACTTGCAGGACTCCTCAAGCGCGGCGTGGGTGTGCGACTGATTCACGCGAAGGAACCCGGCCCGAACTTCCGCGAAGATTTCGACCGCTATAAGATTCTCGCGACCGACCTCGAACGCGTCATGTGTCCGAGAGTCCATTTCAAGATGATGATTTTCGATCTAGAAACCGCCTACATCGGCTCTGCAAACTTGACAGGCGCTGGCATTGGCATGAAAAGCTCGCTCCGTCGCAACTTCGAAGCGGGAATCCTCACGAATGACCCGCAAATCGTCGAACCCGCTATAGAACAATTTGACACGCTTTGGATGGGCGCCTACTGCGAAAAATGCGGTCGTCAAGAATTCTGCAGCGATCGAATCAAGTAG